One bacterium genomic window, CTCAAAGTAGGTCCGTTCAAGCCTGAGCATGTCGGCAAGATGCAGTTTTATCTTGCTGCCCTCGATGACCTGGTTCGATTGAGGGGAGAGCGGCCTTCGATTGGCATGATAATATGCCGCAGCAAGGATCGGGCTGTGGTTGAATACGCCCTGCGCGAGAGCAAGAAGCCAATCGGAATAGCGACCTATCGGCTCGTGCGGAAGCTGCCCAAAGAGTACATGGGCGAACTTCCCGCTCCCTCGCAAATTGAAAGCCTGCTTCTTTCGCCCGAAAGTTAAAGAACACCCCAAATTGCATATGAATCTGGCAGGGAGGCTTTTATCATGAGCGATCAAAAGGCATTGGTCATCGAGGATGGAATCGAGAGGCGGATTTATCTCATCAGGGGCCGCAGGGTAATGCTGAGTTCCGATCTTGCGGAACTGTATGGCGTGGAACCTAAAGTTCTGGTCCAAGCGGTTAATCGCAATATCGAAAGATTCCCCTCTGATTTTATGTTTCGATTAGAAAACAGTGAGTTACGGAGTTTGAAGTCACAAATTGTGACTTCAAACGGTGTAACTAGTAGTAAAATAAGGGATGTTCCTAAACTACTGGATAACATTAGTAAAAGCGGCTCAATGAAGGGGCGAGGAGGCGGGAGGCATTATCCCTATGCCTTCACCGAGCAAGGGGTTGCGATGCTGTCGAGCGTACTCCGCCGCGATCAAGTCGCTTCTCATGCCCGACGCAAGACCGCGCAAGAGAGCGGGCTTTCTGCTCACGCCTTCAAAATAAGGGATAGTCGGTGACCGACCTGAAGCTGCTTTCGCAGCGGTCGGTAGTTTCGACCGACCGAAAGCAGCTTCAGCAGCGGTTCGCCAGTGAACTCAGATCACATTAAAGGCCACAAAGGCCGCGCTTCGGCCAAGGTCACCAAGGTGAACTGATTAAAATTAATTAATAATATCATCACGTTATCGTGGTGCATGCGCATTTCCCGCTTTTGTTTTGACATCGGGCCTGGAGGCATATACTGCGTCAAAAAATATAGCTAATAGCTATATGACGCTGCGCTGCAGCGCCCGATCGGAAAAGAGGAGATCGCTTTAGGCCATGAAGAACAAGACCCGCTACGCCGTGATGGGCATGCTCTCCTTCGAGCCGATGTCGGGCTACGACATCAAGAAGGACATAGAGGAAAACCTCTCGCTGTTCTGGAACGAGAGCTACGGTCAGATATACTCGGTCCTGCGACAACTCGAGCAGGACAAACTGGTGAGCAAAAGACGAACCGTCCAGGCCGGCCGGCCGGACAAACAGATCTATACGTTGACCGAAAAGGGGCGTCGGGAGCTCAAGGCTTACCTCGACGGGCCGGCCGAAAAACTGGTGGTCCGCGACGAGATAATTCTCAAGTTCGCATTCAGTTTCAACATGGTCCCGGAACGCACGATCAAAATCCTTGAGGAGGAGATCGACCGACTCAATTGGGCCTTGGGCCATATCCGTGAGAAGCTAAA contains:
- a CDS encoding PadR family transcriptional regulator, whose amino-acid sequence is MKNKTRYAVMGMLSFEPMSGYDIKKDIEENLSLFWNESYGQIYSVLRQLEQDKLVSKRRTVQAGRPDKQIYTLTEKGRRELKAYLDGPAEKLVVRDEIILKFAFSFNMVPERTIKILEEEIDRLNWALGHIREKLKNFVELQANNDKAVQLELLVGLGFDYYKMRLRWCRKALEATRNKMRTTCASGGKGR